The following are encoded together in the Clostridia bacterium genome:
- a CDS encoding aminotransferase class I/II-fold pyridoxal phosphate-dependent enzyme gives MQDFFMTAGSAQGKSFVDPVFSVLAAAKSAIKQYGQDQVINASIGTIYDEEEKFVTLSSLDRLLQGLSAADIMDYAPISGVAGFAEAVVSYTFGASKPESYVAAIATPGGTGAIRNVFFNYAEMGSRILVPDWFWGTYSLIANECGRQVDYYKLFNEDNTFNLASLEAKARELLQSQAHLVVVINTPAHNPTGYSLTEQEWTAVLSVFRELAKDAGKRIVVLIDVAYMDYAGDPAEARKFFRLFQGLPENILITVAFSMSKSFFAYGLRCGALIAVSSSRDVTDEFMAVNAYSTRANWSNVTRLPQELLVRIVNDQALSQEIDALRGHYRELLAQRAQIFVGEAQEAGLAICPYHAGFFISVPTGNAKQVCERLQQERIFVVPLKKGLRIAVCSVPTKKMPGLAASIKKALD, from the coding sequence ATGCAGGATTTTTTTATGACTGCAGGCAGTGCACAAGGGAAGAGTTTTGTCGATCCCGTTTTTTCCGTGTTGGCTGCTGCTAAGAGCGCCATCAAACAGTATGGCCAGGACCAAGTGATTAATGCTAGCATCGGTACCATTTACGACGAGGAAGAAAAGTTTGTGACCCTTTCCTCTCTTGACCGGCTGCTGCAAGGGCTGTCTGCCGCGGACATCATGGATTATGCCCCCATCAGCGGTGTCGCCGGATTTGCCGAAGCGGTCGTCAGTTATACATTCGGTGCGTCCAAGCCGGAGAGCTACGTTGCCGCCATCGCTACACCCGGGGGGACCGGGGCCATTAGGAACGTCTTTTTCAATTACGCGGAAATGGGCAGCCGGATTTTGGTCCCTGATTGGTTTTGGGGAACTTACAGCCTGATTGCCAATGAATGCGGCCGTCAGGTTGATTATTATAAACTGTTTAACGAGGATAATACCTTCAATCTGGCTTCTTTGGAAGCAAAGGCCAGGGAACTGCTGCAAAGCCAGGCTCACCTGGTCGTGGTTATCAACACACCCGCTCATAACCCCACCGGGTATAGTTTAACGGAACAGGAATGGACGGCGGTGCTGTCCGTATTCCGGGAACTGGCTAAAGATGCCGGTAAGAGAATCGTGGTGCTGATTGATGTGGCTTATATGGACTATGCCGGGGATCCGGCGGAGGCGAGAAAATTCTTTAGGCTGTTCCAAGGTTTGCCGGAGAACATATTGATTACGGTAGCCTTCAGCATGTCCAAGTCCTTTTTTGCCTACGGCCTGCGCTGCGGTGCCTTGATTGCCGTCAGCAGCAGCCGGGATGTTACAGACGAGTTCATGGCGGTGAATGCTTATTCCACCCGGGCCAACTGGTCCAATGTGACGCGCCTGCCGCAGGAGCTGCTGGTAAGAATCGTTAACGATCAGGCCCTTTCCCAAGAGATCGATGCTTTGCGGGGTCATTACCGGGAACTGCTGGCTCAGCGGGCGCAGATTTTCGTGGGGGAGGCTCAAGAAGCTGGGCTGGCGATTTGTCCTTATCATGCCGGGTTTTTCATCTCCGTTCCTACCGGTAACGCAAAGCAGGTCTGTGAACGGCTGCAGCAGGAAAGGATTTTTGTGGTCCCCCTGAAGAAGGGATTGAGAATTGCCGTCTGTTCCGTGCCTACCAAGAAAA